A DNA window from Bdellovibrionales bacterium contains the following coding sequences:
- a CDS encoding translocation/assembly module TamB, which translates to MAVAKFGLKRILKLISAVIASLVSLTLVLLIAFGVWIYVAPLSVMRTAQKLFLPSDLNITWQTAKFDSRRISWSHWNMDIVLSELLIEKKDPEVRILLNPIELKFEFHLFDKNKIFSFDTLRAIGKEKWVVTLPPTPENQKAPPQSIYQQIHGYLGYLAIAGEKMSVDVIDVQVAGLHLSILEEGQKKVSPWIIGASILKPYTFEQKNLAEFKVEAMKGSLRLRLQSQMDASQMNQSIPFLKAEVLAQGTSWKVSAPLAMKFEDEVTTITGLANITYEMEKKPILSNPTFNLVLKESGADLDLQTSVKNLPGGLTKLDKVEAKLHIPMENDVAWSEVPTTFKIWSMVDLFFIDKDMRVPMEKACRCKIPESVMATIEGKTWLKELMANGEGKQKILEANAMVDSIKNKLFTADLAAQFSIFRENGRWEYEPRVDSELMVHSYQGLRQYLDAKEVIIPSPLDILEGTIHLKAKNVVSQDEKSFATKIDVVTRLGSDTQKVDVDTEVLLNLDKALKFMNVDVGVLIRRLGLDLPPLDPVFGIPSFSPDKRIIRAQKDLPRASSFKVNVQAHVKTPAPGAIQLHSKYVQPHVPITTDFMITDQQKGSGYIKLEPFTIEYLRRKIYSEKLRITINNDEDANFPIDGQFRIEQGGYKVYIVISGGLAAPDIKLKSEPFLPRSDIISVLLFGRPIDKLVGSDAETVGSVDAAIADRAVGLFGLWAFASTPIQSFSYNAVTKVYTATLALGEGLTASVGTNWEKATNLEVRKRLSRRWVLTASWAPTGDNERTGKLVLQWEKRF; encoded by the coding sequence GTGGCAGTAGCAAAATTCGGTTTAAAGAGAATCTTAAAGCTCATCAGTGCCGTCATCGCGAGTCTGGTGTCTTTGACTTTAGTGCTTCTGATTGCATTTGGAGTTTGGATCTACGTGGCGCCATTGTCTGTCATGAGAACGGCGCAAAAATTATTTCTCCCCAGCGACCTTAATATCACCTGGCAGACGGCAAAGTTTGATTCAAGACGAATTTCTTGGAGTCACTGGAACATGGACATCGTCCTCTCCGAGCTTCTCATTGAAAAGAAAGATCCCGAAGTTCGTATTTTGTTAAACCCCATCGAATTAAAATTCGAGTTTCATCTTTTTGATAAGAATAAAATATTTAGCTTTGACACCCTTCGAGCCATCGGAAAAGAGAAGTGGGTCGTAACACTCCCACCAACACCGGAAAATCAGAAGGCGCCCCCGCAAAGCATCTACCAACAAATACATGGATATCTAGGATATTTGGCCATCGCCGGCGAAAAGATGTCGGTCGATGTCATCGATGTGCAGGTGGCCGGCCTGCACCTTTCAATCTTAGAAGAAGGTCAAAAGAAAGTGTCTCCGTGGATTATAGGAGCCTCTATCCTTAAGCCCTATACGTTTGAGCAAAAAAATTTAGCGGAGTTTAAAGTGGAAGCGATGAAGGGTTCACTGCGCTTACGATTACAGTCTCAGATGGATGCTTCGCAAATGAATCAGAGTATTCCCTTTTTGAAGGCGGAAGTGCTCGCACAGGGGACATCTTGGAAAGTGTCCGCTCCGCTGGCGATGAAATTTGAAGATGAAGTCACTACGATTACGGGATTGGCGAACATCACCTATGAGATGGAGAAAAAGCCGATTCTTTCGAATCCCACATTCAATTTAGTCCTAAAAGAATCGGGAGCGGATCTTGATCTGCAGACCTCAGTAAAAAATCTTCCTGGCGGTCTTACAAAACTGGATAAGGTCGAAGCCAAGTTGCACATCCCCATGGAAAACGATGTGGCTTGGAGCGAGGTGCCGACGACTTTTAAAATCTGGAGCATGGTGGATTTATTTTTTATTGATAAAGACATGCGTGTTCCGATGGAAAAAGCCTGCCGTTGTAAAATTCCCGAAAGCGTAATGGCCACGATCGAGGGAAAAACCTGGCTCAAAGAGCTGATGGCCAATGGCGAAGGGAAGCAAAAAATTCTTGAGGCCAACGCGATGGTCGACAGTATTAAGAATAAACTTTTTACGGCGGATTTGGCCGCTCAGTTCAGTATTTTCCGCGAAAATGGCCGATGGGAATATGAGCCTCGAGTGGATTCGGAGCTGATGGTTCACAGTTACCAGGGTTTGCGTCAGTATTTAGATGCCAAAGAGGTTATTATCCCTTCACCCTTGGATATCCTCGAAGGAACAATCCATTTGAAAGCCAAAAACGTTGTTTCCCAAGATGAAAAATCATTTGCCACAAAGATTGATGTGGTGACTCGTCTGGGCTCAGACACTCAAAAGGTCGATGTCGACACTGAAGTTTTATTAAATCTCGATAAGGCTTTAAAGTTTATGAATGTAGATGTGGGCGTACTGATTCGTCGGCTAGGGCTCGATCTTCCTCCTCTAGATCCGGTGTTTGGTATTCCATCTTTTAGTCCTGATAAGCGTATCATTCGCGCGCAAAAAGATCTTCCGCGGGCCTCTAGTTTTAAAGTGAATGTTCAGGCTCACGTTAAAACTCCGGCCCCAGGGGCGATTCAACTCCATTCCAAATATGTTCAGCCGCACGTACCGATCACGACCGACTTTATGATCACAGATCAGCAAAAAGGGTCAGGCTACATTAAACTCGAACCGTTCACGATCGAGTATTTACGACGAAAAATTTATTCAGAAAAACTGCGTATAACAATAAATAATGACGAAGATGCCAACTTCCCAATCGATGGTCAGTTTAGAATTGAGCAGGGGGGATACAAGGTCTATATCGTGATCTCAGGTGGACTTGCAGCTCCAGACATTAAACTTAAGAGTGAGCCATTCCTCCCGCGATCGGATATCATTTCAGTTCTTCTGTTTGGTCGACCCATCGATAAGCTCGTGGGAAGTGATGCAGAAACCGTGGGGAGTGTGGATGCGGCGATTGCCGATCGGGCTGTCGGTTTATTCGGACTCTGGGCCTTTGCTTCGACTCCGATTCAAAGTTTTTCCTACAATGCCGTGACGAAAGTTTACACCGCCACTCTCGCTCTCGGAGAGGGTCTTACGGCTTCGGTGGGTACCAACTGGGAAAAAGCGACAAATCTTGAAGTTCGTAAACGGCTGTCACGCCGTTGGGTATTGACCGCTTCGTGGGCCCCTACCGGGGACAACGAACGCACCGGTAAGCTGGTTCTTCAATGGGAAAAACGATTTTAA